In one Populus nigra chromosome 12, ddPopNigr1.1, whole genome shotgun sequence genomic region, the following are encoded:
- the LOC133669465 gene encoding tetratricopeptide repeat domain-containing protein PYG7, chloroplastic-like isoform X3 encodes MLLQTTISSSPPLQHLHQHPHSLLPFGSHKFRPHKLSLQALFQHYSPPDLTNFRAGHGLNATQFTNFQADTWKGVTNEPLRNPQNIEDNACMKRVIVSVSALSFGQISLLTSVQVAHAGESIKPDALYEVGELFELGIQLSYLLLLLALLGVGTFFVIRQVLMRRELDLSAKELQEQVRSGDASATGLFELGAVMLRRKFYPAATKYLLQAIEKWDGEDQDLAQVYNALGVSYILDGKLDKGIKQFEAAVKLQPGYVTAWNNLGDAYEKKKDLKSALKAFEEVLLFDPNNKVARPRRDALKDKVQMYKGVPIKSKDR; translated from the exons ATGCTTCTCCAAACCACCATCTCATCATCTCCACCTCTACAACACCTCCACCAGCATCCTCACTCTCTCCTACCATTTGGGTCTCACAAGTTTAGGCCCCACAAGCTTTCTCTTCAG GCCCTTTTTCAGCACTATAGTCCACCAGATTTGACAAATTTTAGGGCAGGCCATGGACTGAATGCCACCCAGTTTACTAATTTCCAG GCAGATACATGGAAAGGAGTCACTAATG AACCCTTGAGGAATCCTcagaacattgaggacaatgctTGCATGAAAAGAGTGATAGTTTCTGTGTCTGCACTCTCATTTGGACAAATCTCATTGTTAACTTCTGTACAAGTGGCACATGCAGGAGAAAGTATCAAACCAGATGCACTTTATGAGGTTGGGGAGTTATTTGAATTGGGAATCCAGCTCTCTTATCTTCTTTTACTTTTAGCTTTGCTAGGGGTTGGAACTTTCTTTGTGATTCGTCAAGTTCTAATGCGTAGAGAGCTCGACCTTTCTGCTAAAGAATTGCAG GAGCAAGTAAGAAGCGGTGATGCCTCTGCAACTGGACTTTTTGAACTCGGTGCAGTAATGCTGAGGAGAAAATTTTACCCGGCTGCTACTAAATATTTACTTCAGGCAATTGAGAAGTGGGATGGTGAGGATCAAGATCTTGCCCAG GTCTACAATGCGCTTGGTGTTAGCTATATTCTTGATGGGAAGCTTGACAAGGGAATCAAGCAATTTGAAGCTGCTGTGAAGCTTCAACCAGGGTATGTAACAGCCTGGAACAATCTTGGCGATGCctatgaaaagaagaaagactTGAAGTCAGCTCTCAAGGCATTCGAAGAAGTGCTGCTCTTTGATCCTAACAATAAGGTGGCAAGGCCAAGAAGAGATGCTTTGAAGGATAAGGTACAAATGTACAAAGGAGTTCCAATCAAGTCTAAGGATAGATGA
- the LOC133669465 gene encoding tetratricopeptide repeat domain-containing protein PYG7, chloroplastic-like isoform X10, whose translation MPPSLLISRQIHGKESLMVSSSSPSTEMAHAGESIKPDALYEVGELFELGIQLSYLLLLLALLGVGTFFVIRQVLMRRELDLSAKELQEQVRSGDASATGLFELGAVMLRRKFYPAATKYLLQAIEKWDGEDQDLAQVYNALGVSYILDGKLDKGIKQFEAAVKLQPGYVTAWNNLGDAYEKKKDLKSALKAFEEVLLFDPNNKVARPRRDALKDKVQMYKGVPIKSKDR comes from the exons ATGCCACCCAGTTTACTAATTTCCAG GCAGATACATGGAAAGGAGTCACTAATGGTATCCTCTAGCTCACCGAGTACTGAGA TGGCACATGCAGGAGAAAGTATCAAACCAGATGCACTTTATGAGGTTGGGGAGTTATTTGAATTGGGAATCCAGCTCTCTTATCTTCTTTTACTTTTAGCTTTGCTAGGGGTTGGAACTTTCTTTGTGATTCGTCAAGTTCTAATGCGTAGAGAGCTCGACCTTTCTGCTAAAGAATTGCAG GAGCAAGTAAGAAGCGGTGATGCCTCTGCAACTGGACTTTTTGAACTCGGTGCAGTAATGCTGAGGAGAAAATTTTACCCGGCTGCTACTAAATATTTACTTCAGGCAATTGAGAAGTGGGATGGTGAGGATCAAGATCTTGCCCAG GTCTACAATGCGCTTGGTGTTAGCTATATTCTTGATGGGAAGCTTGACAAGGGAATCAAGCAATTTGAAGCTGCTGTGAAGCTTCAACCAGGGTATGTAACAGCCTGGAACAATCTTGGCGATGCctatgaaaagaagaaagactTGAAGTCAGCTCTCAAGGCATTCGAAGAAGTGCTGCTCTTTGATCCTAACAATAAGGTGGCAAGGCCAAGAAGAGATGCTTTGAAGGATAAGGTACAAATGTACAAAGGAGTTCCAATCAAGTCTAAGGATAGATGA
- the LOC133669465 gene encoding tetratricopeptide repeat domain-containing protein PYG7, chloroplastic-like isoform X11 gives MPPSLLISRQIHGKESLMVSSSSPMAHAGESIKPDALYEVGELFELGIQLSYLLLLLALLGVGTFFVIRQVLMRRELDLSAKELQEQVRSGDASATGLFELGAVMLRRKFYPAATKYLLQAIEKWDGEDQDLAQVYNALGVSYILDGKLDKGIKQFEAAVKLQPGYVTAWNNLGDAYEKKKDLKSALKAFEEVLLFDPNNKVARPRRDALKDKVQMYKGVPIKSKDR, from the exons ATGCCACCCAGTTTACTAATTTCCAG GCAGATACATGGAAAGGAGTCACTAATGGTATCCTCTAGCTCACCGA TGGCACATGCAGGAGAAAGTATCAAACCAGATGCACTTTATGAGGTTGGGGAGTTATTTGAATTGGGAATCCAGCTCTCTTATCTTCTTTTACTTTTAGCTTTGCTAGGGGTTGGAACTTTCTTTGTGATTCGTCAAGTTCTAATGCGTAGAGAGCTCGACCTTTCTGCTAAAGAATTGCAG GAGCAAGTAAGAAGCGGTGATGCCTCTGCAACTGGACTTTTTGAACTCGGTGCAGTAATGCTGAGGAGAAAATTTTACCCGGCTGCTACTAAATATTTACTTCAGGCAATTGAGAAGTGGGATGGTGAGGATCAAGATCTTGCCCAG GTCTACAATGCGCTTGGTGTTAGCTATATTCTTGATGGGAAGCTTGACAAGGGAATCAAGCAATTTGAAGCTGCTGTGAAGCTTCAACCAGGGTATGTAACAGCCTGGAACAATCTTGGCGATGCctatgaaaagaagaaagactTGAAGTCAGCTCTCAAGGCATTCGAAGAAGTGCTGCTCTTTGATCCTAACAATAAGGTGGCAAGGCCAAGAAGAGATGCTTTGAAGGATAAGGTACAAATGTACAAAGGAGTTCCAATCAAGTCTAAGGATAGATGA
- the LOC133669465 gene encoding tetratricopeptide repeat domain-containing protein PYG7, chloroplastic-like isoform X5, with amino-acid sequence MLLQTTISSSPPLQHLHQHPHSLLPFGSHKFRPHKLSLQALFQHYSPPDLTNFRAGHGLNATQFTNFQIHGKESLMVSSSSPMAHAGESIKPDALYEVGELFELGIQLSYLLLLLALLGVGTFFVIRQVLMRRELDLSAKELQEQVRSGDASATGLFELGAVMLRRKFYPAATKYLLQAIEKWDGEDQDLAQVYNALGVSYILDGKLDKGIKQFEAAVKLQPGYVTAWNNLGDAYEKKKDLKSALKAFEEVLLFDPNNKVARPRRDALKDKVQMYKGVPIKSKDR; translated from the exons ATGCTTCTCCAAACCACCATCTCATCATCTCCACCTCTACAACACCTCCACCAGCATCCTCACTCTCTCCTACCATTTGGGTCTCACAAGTTTAGGCCCCACAAGCTTTCTCTTCAG GCCCTTTTTCAGCACTATAGTCCACCAGATTTGACAAATTTTAGGGCAGGCCATGGACTGAATGCCACCCAGTTTACTAATTTCCAG ATACATGGAAAGGAGTCACTAATGGTATCCTCTAGCTCACCGA TGGCACATGCAGGAGAAAGTATCAAACCAGATGCACTTTATGAGGTTGGGGAGTTATTTGAATTGGGAATCCAGCTCTCTTATCTTCTTTTACTTTTAGCTTTGCTAGGGGTTGGAACTTTCTTTGTGATTCGTCAAGTTCTAATGCGTAGAGAGCTCGACCTTTCTGCTAAAGAATTGCAG GAGCAAGTAAGAAGCGGTGATGCCTCTGCAACTGGACTTTTTGAACTCGGTGCAGTAATGCTGAGGAGAAAATTTTACCCGGCTGCTACTAAATATTTACTTCAGGCAATTGAGAAGTGGGATGGTGAGGATCAAGATCTTGCCCAG GTCTACAATGCGCTTGGTGTTAGCTATATTCTTGATGGGAAGCTTGACAAGGGAATCAAGCAATTTGAAGCTGCTGTGAAGCTTCAACCAGGGTATGTAACAGCCTGGAACAATCTTGGCGATGCctatgaaaagaagaaagactTGAAGTCAGCTCTCAAGGCATTCGAAGAAGTGCTGCTCTTTGATCCTAACAATAAGGTGGCAAGGCCAAGAAGAGATGCTTTGAAGGATAAGGTACAAATGTACAAAGGAGTTCCAATCAAGTCTAAGGATAGATGA
- the LOC133669465 gene encoding tetratricopeptide repeat domain-containing protein PYG7, chloroplastic-like isoform X2, which yields MLLQTTISSSPPLQHLHQHPHSLLPFGSHKFRPHKLSLQALFQHYSPPDLTNFRAGHGLNATQFTNFQIHGKESLMVSSSSPKPLRNPQNIEDNACMKRVIVSVSALSFGQISLLTSVQVAHAGESIKPDALYEVGELFELGIQLSYLLLLLALLGVGTFFVIRQVLMRRELDLSAKELQEQVRSGDASATGLFELGAVMLRRKFYPAATKYLLQAIEKWDGEDQDLAQVYNALGVSYILDGKLDKGIKQFEAAVKLQPGYVTAWNNLGDAYEKKKDLKSALKAFEEVLLFDPNNKVARPRRDALKDKVQMYKGVPIKSKDR from the exons ATGCTTCTCCAAACCACCATCTCATCATCTCCACCTCTACAACACCTCCACCAGCATCCTCACTCTCTCCTACCATTTGGGTCTCACAAGTTTAGGCCCCACAAGCTTTCTCTTCAG GCCCTTTTTCAGCACTATAGTCCACCAGATTTGACAAATTTTAGGGCAGGCCATGGACTGAATGCCACCCAGTTTACTAATTTCCAG ATACATGGAAAGGAGTCACTAATGGTATCCTCTAGCTCACCGA AACCCTTGAGGAATCCTcagaacattgaggacaatgctTGCATGAAAAGAGTGATAGTTTCTGTGTCTGCACTCTCATTTGGACAAATCTCATTGTTAACTTCTGTACAAGTGGCACATGCAGGAGAAAGTATCAAACCAGATGCACTTTATGAGGTTGGGGAGTTATTTGAATTGGGAATCCAGCTCTCTTATCTTCTTTTACTTTTAGCTTTGCTAGGGGTTGGAACTTTCTTTGTGATTCGTCAAGTTCTAATGCGTAGAGAGCTCGACCTTTCTGCTAAAGAATTGCAG GAGCAAGTAAGAAGCGGTGATGCCTCTGCAACTGGACTTTTTGAACTCGGTGCAGTAATGCTGAGGAGAAAATTTTACCCGGCTGCTACTAAATATTTACTTCAGGCAATTGAGAAGTGGGATGGTGAGGATCAAGATCTTGCCCAG GTCTACAATGCGCTTGGTGTTAGCTATATTCTTGATGGGAAGCTTGACAAGGGAATCAAGCAATTTGAAGCTGCTGTGAAGCTTCAACCAGGGTATGTAACAGCCTGGAACAATCTTGGCGATGCctatgaaaagaagaaagactTGAAGTCAGCTCTCAAGGCATTCGAAGAAGTGCTGCTCTTTGATCCTAACAATAAGGTGGCAAGGCCAAGAAGAGATGCTTTGAAGGATAAGGTACAAATGTACAAAGGAGTTCCAATCAAGTCTAAGGATAGATGA
- the LOC133669465 gene encoding tetratricopeptide repeat domain-containing protein PYG7, chloroplastic-like isoform X1 yields the protein MLLQTTISSSPPLQHLHQHPHSLLPFGSHKFRPHKLSLQALFQHYSPPDLTNFRAGHGLNATQFTNFQIHGKESLMVSSSSPSTEKPLRNPQNIEDNACMKRVIVSVSALSFGQISLLTSVQVAHAGESIKPDALYEVGELFELGIQLSYLLLLLALLGVGTFFVIRQVLMRRELDLSAKELQEQVRSGDASATGLFELGAVMLRRKFYPAATKYLLQAIEKWDGEDQDLAQVYNALGVSYILDGKLDKGIKQFEAAVKLQPGYVTAWNNLGDAYEKKKDLKSALKAFEEVLLFDPNNKVARPRRDALKDKVQMYKGVPIKSKDR from the exons ATGCTTCTCCAAACCACCATCTCATCATCTCCACCTCTACAACACCTCCACCAGCATCCTCACTCTCTCCTACCATTTGGGTCTCACAAGTTTAGGCCCCACAAGCTTTCTCTTCAG GCCCTTTTTCAGCACTATAGTCCACCAGATTTGACAAATTTTAGGGCAGGCCATGGACTGAATGCCACCCAGTTTACTAATTTCCAG ATACATGGAAAGGAGTCACTAATGGTATCCTCTAGCTCACCGAGTACTGAGA AACCCTTGAGGAATCCTcagaacattgaggacaatgctTGCATGAAAAGAGTGATAGTTTCTGTGTCTGCACTCTCATTTGGACAAATCTCATTGTTAACTTCTGTACAAGTGGCACATGCAGGAGAAAGTATCAAACCAGATGCACTTTATGAGGTTGGGGAGTTATTTGAATTGGGAATCCAGCTCTCTTATCTTCTTTTACTTTTAGCTTTGCTAGGGGTTGGAACTTTCTTTGTGATTCGTCAAGTTCTAATGCGTAGAGAGCTCGACCTTTCTGCTAAAGAATTGCAG GAGCAAGTAAGAAGCGGTGATGCCTCTGCAACTGGACTTTTTGAACTCGGTGCAGTAATGCTGAGGAGAAAATTTTACCCGGCTGCTACTAAATATTTACTTCAGGCAATTGAGAAGTGGGATGGTGAGGATCAAGATCTTGCCCAG GTCTACAATGCGCTTGGTGTTAGCTATATTCTTGATGGGAAGCTTGACAAGGGAATCAAGCAATTTGAAGCTGCTGTGAAGCTTCAACCAGGGTATGTAACAGCCTGGAACAATCTTGGCGATGCctatgaaaagaagaaagactTGAAGTCAGCTCTCAAGGCATTCGAAGAAGTGCTGCTCTTTGATCCTAACAATAAGGTGGCAAGGCCAAGAAGAGATGCTTTGAAGGATAAGGTACAAATGTACAAAGGAGTTCCAATCAAGTCTAAGGATAGATGA
- the LOC133669465 gene encoding tetratricopeptide repeat domain-containing protein PYG7, chloroplastic-like isoform X12 — MKRVIVSVSALSFGQISLLTSVQVAHAGESIKPDALYEVGELFELGIQLSYLLLLLALLGVGTFFVIRQVLMRRELDLSAKELQEQVRSGDASATGLFELGAVMLRRKFYPAATKYLLQAIEKWDGEDQDLAQVYNALGVSYILDGKLDKGIKQFEAAVKLQPGYVTAWNNLGDAYEKKKDLKSALKAFEEVLLFDPNNKVARPRRDALKDKVQMYKGVPIKSKDR, encoded by the exons ATGAAAAGAGTGATAGTTTCTGTGTCTGCACTCTCATTTGGACAAATCTCATTGTTAACTTCTGTACAAGTGGCACATGCAGGAGAAAGTATCAAACCAGATGCACTTTATGAGGTTGGGGAGTTATTTGAATTGGGAATCCAGCTCTCTTATCTTCTTTTACTTTTAGCTTTGCTAGGGGTTGGAACTTTCTTTGTGATTCGTCAAGTTCTAATGCGTAGAGAGCTCGACCTTTCTGCTAAAGAATTGCAG GAGCAAGTAAGAAGCGGTGATGCCTCTGCAACTGGACTTTTTGAACTCGGTGCAGTAATGCTGAGGAGAAAATTTTACCCGGCTGCTACTAAATATTTACTTCAGGCAATTGAGAAGTGGGATGGTGAGGATCAAGATCTTGCCCAG GTCTACAATGCGCTTGGTGTTAGCTATATTCTTGATGGGAAGCTTGACAAGGGAATCAAGCAATTTGAAGCTGCTGTGAAGCTTCAACCAGGGTATGTAACAGCCTGGAACAATCTTGGCGATGCctatgaaaagaagaaagactTGAAGTCAGCTCTCAAGGCATTCGAAGAAGTGCTGCTCTTTGATCCTAACAATAAGGTGGCAAGGCCAAGAAGAGATGCTTTGAAGGATAAGGTACAAATGTACAAAGGAGTTCCAATCAAGTCTAAGGATAGATGA
- the LOC133669465 gene encoding tetratricopeptide repeat domain-containing protein PYG7, chloroplastic-like isoform X9: protein MLLQTTISSSPPLQHLHQHPHSLLPFGSHKFRPHKLSLQALFQHYSPPDLTNFRAGHGLNATQFTNFQIHGKESLMVSSSSPSTETLLGVGTFFVIRQVLMRRELDLSAKELQEQVRSGDASATGLFELGAVMLRRKFYPAATKYLLQAIEKWDGEDQDLAQVYNALGVSYILDGKLDKGIKQFEAAVKLQPGYVTAWNNLGDAYEKKKDLKSALKAFEEVLLFDPNNKVARPRRDALKDKVQMYKGVPIKSKDR from the exons ATGCTTCTCCAAACCACCATCTCATCATCTCCACCTCTACAACACCTCCACCAGCATCCTCACTCTCTCCTACCATTTGGGTCTCACAAGTTTAGGCCCCACAAGCTTTCTCTTCAG GCCCTTTTTCAGCACTATAGTCCACCAGATTTGACAAATTTTAGGGCAGGCCATGGACTGAATGCCACCCAGTTTACTAATTTCCAG ATACATGGAAAGGAGTCACTAATGGTATCCTCTAGCTCACCGAGTACTGAGA CTTTGCTAGGGGTTGGAACTTTCTTTGTGATTCGTCAAGTTCTAATGCGTAGAGAGCTCGACCTTTCTGCTAAAGAATTGCAG GAGCAAGTAAGAAGCGGTGATGCCTCTGCAACTGGACTTTTTGAACTCGGTGCAGTAATGCTGAGGAGAAAATTTTACCCGGCTGCTACTAAATATTTACTTCAGGCAATTGAGAAGTGGGATGGTGAGGATCAAGATCTTGCCCAG GTCTACAATGCGCTTGGTGTTAGCTATATTCTTGATGGGAAGCTTGACAAGGGAATCAAGCAATTTGAAGCTGCTGTGAAGCTTCAACCAGGGTATGTAACAGCCTGGAACAATCTTGGCGATGCctatgaaaagaagaaagactTGAAGTCAGCTCTCAAGGCATTCGAAGAAGTGCTGCTCTTTGATCCTAACAATAAGGTGGCAAGGCCAAGAAGAGATGCTTTGAAGGATAAGGTACAAATGTACAAAGGAGTTCCAATCAAGTCTAAGGATAGATGA
- the LOC133669465 gene encoding tetratricopeptide repeat domain-containing protein PYG7, chloroplastic-like isoform X7, with protein MPPSLLISRQIHGKESLMVSSSSPSTEKPLRNPQNIEDNACMKRVIVSVSALSFGQISLLTSVQVAHAGESIKPDALYEVGELFELGIQLSYLLLLLALLGVGTFFVIRQVLMRRELDLSAKELQEQVRSGDASATGLFELGAVMLRRKFYPAATKYLLQAIEKWDGEDQDLAQVYNALGVSYILDGKLDKGIKQFEAAVKLQPGYVTAWNNLGDAYEKKKDLKSALKAFEEVLLFDPNNKVARPRRDALKDKVQMYKGVPIKSKDR; from the exons ATGCCACCCAGTTTACTAATTTCCAG GCAGATACATGGAAAGGAGTCACTAATGGTATCCTCTAGCTCACCGAGTACTGAGA AACCCTTGAGGAATCCTcagaacattgaggacaatgctTGCATGAAAAGAGTGATAGTTTCTGTGTCTGCACTCTCATTTGGACAAATCTCATTGTTAACTTCTGTACAAGTGGCACATGCAGGAGAAAGTATCAAACCAGATGCACTTTATGAGGTTGGGGAGTTATTTGAATTGGGAATCCAGCTCTCTTATCTTCTTTTACTTTTAGCTTTGCTAGGGGTTGGAACTTTCTTTGTGATTCGTCAAGTTCTAATGCGTAGAGAGCTCGACCTTTCTGCTAAAGAATTGCAG GAGCAAGTAAGAAGCGGTGATGCCTCTGCAACTGGACTTTTTGAACTCGGTGCAGTAATGCTGAGGAGAAAATTTTACCCGGCTGCTACTAAATATTTACTTCAGGCAATTGAGAAGTGGGATGGTGAGGATCAAGATCTTGCCCAG GTCTACAATGCGCTTGGTGTTAGCTATATTCTTGATGGGAAGCTTGACAAGGGAATCAAGCAATTTGAAGCTGCTGTGAAGCTTCAACCAGGGTATGTAACAGCCTGGAACAATCTTGGCGATGCctatgaaaagaagaaagactTGAAGTCAGCTCTCAAGGCATTCGAAGAAGTGCTGCTCTTTGATCCTAACAATAAGGTGGCAAGGCCAAGAAGAGATGCTTTGAAGGATAAGGTACAAATGTACAAAGGAGTTCCAATCAAGTCTAAGGATAGATGA
- the LOC133669465 gene encoding tetratricopeptide repeat domain-containing protein PYG7, chloroplastic-like isoform X6, giving the protein MLLQTTISSSPPLQHLHQHPHSLLPFGSHKFRPHKLSLQALFQHYSPPDLTNFRAGHGLNATQFTNFQADTWKGVTNVAHAGESIKPDALYEVGELFELGIQLSYLLLLLALLGVGTFFVIRQVLMRRELDLSAKELQEQVRSGDASATGLFELGAVMLRRKFYPAATKYLLQAIEKWDGEDQDLAQVYNALGVSYILDGKLDKGIKQFEAAVKLQPGYVTAWNNLGDAYEKKKDLKSALKAFEEVLLFDPNNKVARPRRDALKDKVQMYKGVPIKSKDR; this is encoded by the exons ATGCTTCTCCAAACCACCATCTCATCATCTCCACCTCTACAACACCTCCACCAGCATCCTCACTCTCTCCTACCATTTGGGTCTCACAAGTTTAGGCCCCACAAGCTTTCTCTTCAG GCCCTTTTTCAGCACTATAGTCCACCAGATTTGACAAATTTTAGGGCAGGCCATGGACTGAATGCCACCCAGTTTACTAATTTCCAG GCAGATACATGGAAAGGAGTCACTAATG TGGCACATGCAGGAGAAAGTATCAAACCAGATGCACTTTATGAGGTTGGGGAGTTATTTGAATTGGGAATCCAGCTCTCTTATCTTCTTTTACTTTTAGCTTTGCTAGGGGTTGGAACTTTCTTTGTGATTCGTCAAGTTCTAATGCGTAGAGAGCTCGACCTTTCTGCTAAAGAATTGCAG GAGCAAGTAAGAAGCGGTGATGCCTCTGCAACTGGACTTTTTGAACTCGGTGCAGTAATGCTGAGGAGAAAATTTTACCCGGCTGCTACTAAATATTTACTTCAGGCAATTGAGAAGTGGGATGGTGAGGATCAAGATCTTGCCCAG GTCTACAATGCGCTTGGTGTTAGCTATATTCTTGATGGGAAGCTTGACAAGGGAATCAAGCAATTTGAAGCTGCTGTGAAGCTTCAACCAGGGTATGTAACAGCCTGGAACAATCTTGGCGATGCctatgaaaagaagaaagactTGAAGTCAGCTCTCAAGGCATTCGAAGAAGTGCTGCTCTTTGATCCTAACAATAAGGTGGCAAGGCCAAGAAGAGATGCTTTGAAGGATAAGGTACAAATGTACAAAGGAGTTCCAATCAAGTCTAAGGATAGATGA
- the LOC133669465 gene encoding tetratricopeptide repeat domain-containing protein PYG7, chloroplastic-like isoform X8, which yields MPPSLLISRQIHGKESLMVSSSSPKPLRNPQNIEDNACMKRVIVSVSALSFGQISLLTSVQVAHAGESIKPDALYEVGELFELGIQLSYLLLLLALLGVGTFFVIRQVLMRRELDLSAKELQEQVRSGDASATGLFELGAVMLRRKFYPAATKYLLQAIEKWDGEDQDLAQVYNALGVSYILDGKLDKGIKQFEAAVKLQPGYVTAWNNLGDAYEKKKDLKSALKAFEEVLLFDPNNKVARPRRDALKDKVQMYKGVPIKSKDR from the exons ATGCCACCCAGTTTACTAATTTCCAG GCAGATACATGGAAAGGAGTCACTAATGGTATCCTCTAGCTCACCGA AACCCTTGAGGAATCCTcagaacattgaggacaatgctTGCATGAAAAGAGTGATAGTTTCTGTGTCTGCACTCTCATTTGGACAAATCTCATTGTTAACTTCTGTACAAGTGGCACATGCAGGAGAAAGTATCAAACCAGATGCACTTTATGAGGTTGGGGAGTTATTTGAATTGGGAATCCAGCTCTCTTATCTTCTTTTACTTTTAGCTTTGCTAGGGGTTGGAACTTTCTTTGTGATTCGTCAAGTTCTAATGCGTAGAGAGCTCGACCTTTCTGCTAAAGAATTGCAG GAGCAAGTAAGAAGCGGTGATGCCTCTGCAACTGGACTTTTTGAACTCGGTGCAGTAATGCTGAGGAGAAAATTTTACCCGGCTGCTACTAAATATTTACTTCAGGCAATTGAGAAGTGGGATGGTGAGGATCAAGATCTTGCCCAG GTCTACAATGCGCTTGGTGTTAGCTATATTCTTGATGGGAAGCTTGACAAGGGAATCAAGCAATTTGAAGCTGCTGTGAAGCTTCAACCAGGGTATGTAACAGCCTGGAACAATCTTGGCGATGCctatgaaaagaagaaagactTGAAGTCAGCTCTCAAGGCATTCGAAGAAGTGCTGCTCTTTGATCCTAACAATAAGGTGGCAAGGCCAAGAAGAGATGCTTTGAAGGATAAGGTACAAATGTACAAAGGAGTTCCAATCAAGTCTAAGGATAGATGA
- the LOC133669465 gene encoding tetratricopeptide repeat domain-containing protein PYG7, chloroplastic-like isoform X4 has translation MLLQTTISSSPPLQHLHQHPHSLLPFGSHKFRPHKLSLQALFQHYSPPDLTNFRAGHGLNATQFTNFQIHGKESLMVSSSSPSTEMAHAGESIKPDALYEVGELFELGIQLSYLLLLLALLGVGTFFVIRQVLMRRELDLSAKELQEQVRSGDASATGLFELGAVMLRRKFYPAATKYLLQAIEKWDGEDQDLAQVYNALGVSYILDGKLDKGIKQFEAAVKLQPGYVTAWNNLGDAYEKKKDLKSALKAFEEVLLFDPNNKVARPRRDALKDKVQMYKGVPIKSKDR, from the exons ATGCTTCTCCAAACCACCATCTCATCATCTCCACCTCTACAACACCTCCACCAGCATCCTCACTCTCTCCTACCATTTGGGTCTCACAAGTTTAGGCCCCACAAGCTTTCTCTTCAG GCCCTTTTTCAGCACTATAGTCCACCAGATTTGACAAATTTTAGGGCAGGCCATGGACTGAATGCCACCCAGTTTACTAATTTCCAG ATACATGGAAAGGAGTCACTAATGGTATCCTCTAGCTCACCGAGTACTGAGA TGGCACATGCAGGAGAAAGTATCAAACCAGATGCACTTTATGAGGTTGGGGAGTTATTTGAATTGGGAATCCAGCTCTCTTATCTTCTTTTACTTTTAGCTTTGCTAGGGGTTGGAACTTTCTTTGTGATTCGTCAAGTTCTAATGCGTAGAGAGCTCGACCTTTCTGCTAAAGAATTGCAG GAGCAAGTAAGAAGCGGTGATGCCTCTGCAACTGGACTTTTTGAACTCGGTGCAGTAATGCTGAGGAGAAAATTTTACCCGGCTGCTACTAAATATTTACTTCAGGCAATTGAGAAGTGGGATGGTGAGGATCAAGATCTTGCCCAG GTCTACAATGCGCTTGGTGTTAGCTATATTCTTGATGGGAAGCTTGACAAGGGAATCAAGCAATTTGAAGCTGCTGTGAAGCTTCAACCAGGGTATGTAACAGCCTGGAACAATCTTGGCGATGCctatgaaaagaagaaagactTGAAGTCAGCTCTCAAGGCATTCGAAGAAGTGCTGCTCTTTGATCCTAACAATAAGGTGGCAAGGCCAAGAAGAGATGCTTTGAAGGATAAGGTACAAATGTACAAAGGAGTTCCAATCAAGTCTAAGGATAGATGA